tttttgaatgttttaaaataatcttctcctgctcaccaaagctgcatttacttCATCAGAAATACAGCACattttgtaaaattgtgaaatgttattgcactataaaataagtgttttaaaagtagattattatttaacttaatcatttattccagtgatttcaatgatgaattttcagcttcagtcttcagagtcacatgttccttcagaaatcactccaataataataataataataataataataataataataataataattattattattattattattattattattattatggtaatattaataaaataaataatggagtaataatttaatttgaaactacatgcaataagtaataaataaaatgtaataattacatatttaacaatttaacattttttttttacatttaataaatgctgccttgatgaacagaatactttaaaaaaatatattaaataaaattaataattaaaaataaaactgaccccaaactgttgaccggtagtgtatgtaaaaaaaatctaattaacattaaattgaatacttaatacatgtgattttaaatcttttatcttAAATCTACGAATTTGTCagcatgacatttttaaaaatgttaaatatattaaaacttattatcatcattacttattattttatagtaGAGCTCAGAATGTTCAGCTGGATGTCAGTGGAACATTATTTTCACCCATATTATGAcgctttattttattaataagattaattctaagattaataattatgtttttttattatgattttaatttaatgcacTGAAAATAGAACACCCCATCTTTAACCCATACACAAAAATCAGTGATTTTatgtcttttatttaaaaaaattaaaattaaagtgctTTTATgtacattataataaaaacaacaaaaaacagtagtgatgtataatacaaaaaatacatttcacaacgtttttttttatacattggCAGCAAAATGTACAAATACACCTTTACATTAAAGTTTACAAGACATTAACTTACAATAGGTCAGAGCATCTTGGTGCGCCATTATAAAGAATGTATCTGAGGATTGAAGAGTATCCGACCACCGCAGTCCAGCAACTCTTATGTCTGAGTCAGTTCAGCACTGAAATATGTGACTATGACCGTCTATACATGACTAAACCTACTGCTTGTAGATAGCAGCCGATGTACAGTGAAGTTTTCACATTGTCTAATCGGTAAAACGACACTCTAGTGATAATAATCAGATGCTTTAAtggaaaaatgtaattatttttgcatGATATTTTGATAGTGATAATTAAACAGAGGTCTGAGTATATGCATAAAACAGATATAATACAAATGCATTTGATCTTTTTTTGTGCTTTAAATATTTTCTGtaaggatttgtgtgtgtgtgtgattgatatatttatatatatatatatataaaatgggaCCTCTGTAGATATTAATCAGCACAGTGGAGACATACCCTCGCAGTGGACTGTTGCACAGATGACCATTCAATATACAGTGGTTTGCGACTTTAAACGTACTAGTTAATTCTATACTGTGTAGTCCACCAGAGCAGACATGCATGTGAGGTTTGCGTTTTCGTTCACGTCTTCGAGTCTACAAGAGTGTGTGCATTTGCTTTCCTGCACAACCTTTGAGTCACAAAATCTAGCTTGGAGGCATTAACAAAACCACTGAGTTTGTACTTTCTGCAGCAACGTCATGGGAATATTCACTCCCAGACACTTTCACATCAGACCCTTCGCCACATTCTGTGCAAATACAACAGAAaccaattaaataaaacaacGAAAATGCATTCTGGTTAGAAAGACAAAGCAGAATGTCAAAACTACCTCccccatacacatacacatgtacaACTTTGTTTGCAAAGTCCGTCAGATTTGTAAAAGTAAATGTTCTGCTATCAAACATTCAGCATGAATTTAAATAAGACACTGAAAGAATCATTTCGGAACACTTTCAATCAATACGTAACTACATTCACAATACAAATGATCTGTAGAGATCGATGGCGATGAACTATTACACACTCGGGTGGTGCAATATACAATGCTCGTCTTTGGGAATCGTGTTGACTGTGGAAATGCGGTTtgtaaaaaagtattattataattattttactcTGTGTGTTCTTAACTATACATGTGTACATGAATCCTTACTGTGTGTGGACGCTATGCTTGCTTACATTTGTGTGTCTTGTTTAGTTTTCATTCCCAAGTAGTGTACTGTTTGAAATCGCACCAGTACGACACTCCTGACTGTTTCATAAACACATTTGTCATCGCTCCCATCCGAAAAACATCTGTTAGCCTGCTCCGACTTAAGGTGTTTTAGTGAACATGGCACTTtttcatggaaaaaaaaatctgctggtCACTTTTACACTCTTCAGGAGCATAGATCTAATAGCAtaatattggcatgtaaagtcTTCTGTCCGAATGTCTGAGAGAAGTACACTTTCGAGGCAAGAGAACAGAGCTCTTGAAAGATCCGTATTTGTCAAAAATGGTTCACTAAAATCTTTTGGCACAACAACCAATTTAGGTAAACAATATTCAAGACACGTTTGGTCACATCCGTTGACAGCATTTGCATAACTGTAAGTGATAGTCATGCTGAAATAGAAATTTCTGcaatcatttactcgccctcatgcTGTTCCAAACCTGACTATCTTCCATAGGACACAAAGGGAGATAGTTTGACGATTTCTTTTTTatacaaactactaaaatatatgtccaaaacaaatacacaaacagtTTGGTACAACataaaggagagtaaatgatgagtgatttgttttgttatttttgggtgaaccttccttttaattaaaaacagtacagtggttctcaaccaggGTCCATCAAGACGGCTTAAAATGCTTGAAAGATTAACATTTCATTAGCGTTAAATTAAGGCAATACATACTACAGTAAGAATcagtttacagtgctcagcatatttaagtacacccctcatgaatctatcttttaaattcatattgttaataggaagctatacaatattatatttgtgcatatacattagattagtcagtgcagaagccaaatctggagcttatctaacaaaataacatacgataatagtccaaaaactagtacagccaaatgtatatgttctagaaaaatattaaatacaaatttaaaaatcaagaaaagcaaaaaaaatggaaaaacttagtgaaaattttgtaggttgtcatttatttttgcaatattttgattgaatttaattgtattatttttcaatttctaaatatgtttggtgactaaaatattattttaataaatatatctgttaaataaatctgttttgtttaaatgcaccaaaatacattgcctttattcactgagaaactgataaaaatattcattttcaaaatggagtgtactcaattatgctcagCACTGTAAATGTATCACAATTAACCCCATTTATATTTTGTCTCCGATCAACCTGAattccaaaaattaaataaaataattaataaatctggAAATGAGAAAGCATTATTTCAGAAAGAGAACTCATGACTCATGAGGTTATGCTGTGGAAAATAGGTACTTAGAAAAATAGTGACTTAGAGACTTTGTTTACACCTGATATTACAGTGGATTTTACATTTCTCTTTATACTCAGCTTTTTAATCTTTTTGAAGTTTATACTTGGATTTTTAAAGTCTATTTTGTCCACTTGTTTCGATTACTTCTGTGGACGGATGTTCTTTTGATCTAATATTTCAAATACGTTTGAGCAATTTACAAATAATGACAATGAAAACAATTGAAAACAATATAGAGAATATCAGCTTTCTGTTTTGCTCCAATAGGTACAAAACTACATCGTTTAAAACAGGACTGGTAAGAGAacgctgtgctttttttttttttttttttttacaaaatctcagagttaaactgtaagttttaaaTCCAATCTGGTTAGCATTTTTTCAACAAAATGCCctgtaatgtttaaaaattagTTCATTATGCAAAGAGGAGTTTGTATTGGCTGTTTGAATGCATTTGACCGCTTGAGTGTTCATActagaaaaacaataaataagcctgcagctaactctctgcaactctcacaaggTCGTCCACTGAAGCTAACGTTGCTGTTGGAAGGGGTGTTAGTGAGACAAGCAGGGGGCGCTtaatctgcggtctgtgtgggtcctaacgccccagtatattgatggggactctatactgctcagtgagcgccatcttttggCTAAGACATTAAacctgaggtcctgactctctgtggtcgttaaaaatcccaggatgccctttaaaaaaagagtaggggtttaaccccagcatacTGGCTgagtttgcccactggcctctgtctatcatggcctcctaatcatccacatatcataattgacttcatcactctgtctcctctccacccatcagctggtgtgtggtgtgaggtctggcgcaatatgactGCTGACGTGTCatgcaggtggatgctgcacattggtgatGGATGAAgggattccccccaaaaatgtgtaaagtgctttgagtgtccagaaaagcattatatacatgtaagaaattattaataaTGGTTGAATGCACGGTTGAAGTGGTCAAAattctcatgaggaaacgtaccattttacatattgtcagaaaaaaGTCGaagcaataaataagtaaataaaaagtatgaTATGAAAAGGAGGTGTGCCACTAAATGTaacccgccggtcctacaccacccaacccgctccgatcAAGGATCAAACCGGAGACTTTCCACATAGgtgtcggttgctctaacaaggaggctaaagaccatgtcctctagcgtctgtcgccagagcacctttagaggtcagaggagggaGGTTTACCTGCGCAGTACTTCACTAACTGGCCTCAGCTACAcaaaccatacctgccaacactcccgtttttcccgggagtctcccgtatttcagacccatctcccgccaatCTCCCGTAATGTTCTGTCTCCGGGAAAACTCCCTCAATTCCAACCCAGCAACCCCCCCACTTTTTGGTTCAGTCCCTATGTGCACCGAACCCAACGCGCAACCATCTTCACACCGCTCCCGCTCTTCAGTTCGCGCGCACCTCTCGCCCCGCTTCACTTAGCCCGCACCAATAAACCCCCTCCCCCGTTCTTCACTTCATGCGCACCAGGATAAATTCTCCCAGATTTTATGAtctgaatgttggcaggtatgtacaCAAACACCATCCCTAAACCTAGCCCTCATtaaggggatgagcaaatcatactaaaactgTACAGATGTGATTGTACAAATTCAAACGAATCAGTCACTAAATTAAAAGATATGAATTATCATTGGTATTTCACATCGTCCACTTGTGATTGGTTTTGCAAAACTGTATCTTAGGTGTAAACATGGCCTTAGAGTCATAATGgctgagaaccactgctttaaatgaTCTATAACTCTTATTACTGATTGCAATTGATTTCAGTTGGGGGAATAAAGATCAGAAACATTCACATTTCTGTATCATCAGAATGTCATTTTTTGCCTTGGACATACTCCTAGTATTGCTAACATGCCTTCTTTGGAGTCCTCTACACACTGAAACCCCACAGCGGGCTCTTTACACACCTCAATCTCACTTGCATACTTGATTTAACATGTGTGTACCTCTGAGAAGCTGTGTGGAATACTGAGGTCGTGGCATCACTTATTGTACTAGGACAGCTGTGCTGTTTGTTAGCTCTCTACATAATGCTTCTCCTTTAAGTGATTTGCATAGTATGCCTGCTATATGTGCTGAGGTTGTGATGATACACTGCGCTTGAGGTTTGGCATAAATCATCAAAGCTTCACTACACCTCAGAGTATTATGTTGAAATGTCAGCTAATCATCTCACGTCAGGCACTATGTTTAGCACAACTAAAATTGGACTTTTCGTCTTCTCGTTCGCAGGACGGCCAACTCTACGTGGGATGAGATGGGAGCATGACAGGTTAGTGAACCCTGAGGGCATCGTATTGCTTTCACTCAGATGCCACCAGACATTTTGGGACGGACAGGTGCTGGGCGGGACGACTGGAACGGCGTGCCTCGCAAAATGCCCATCGTACTGTACTATATACCTTGCGTCCCGCTCGCCGTGGCTCTGGGTGCTTCACAGACTTGGCAGTGACTGAGAAATGTGAACAGATCACCAAGACAAAATGAGAGGAGACAAAGTGCAAAATAAAACCCAGTGATGGTTACGTTTCCAGTCGATTTTCAGTCTGTCCCTCTCATGGTGCTGTTCAGTTCAGAGGCCACTATTTTTTAACAGTCTTCCCAATATCGACTTAAACAATGGAGTCTTTAATCTCCGAACCTAGTCGTACCCGAGGCCGCGGGCAAGTGGGTGATATCTCCACATGGCTCTCCTTTAAGTTAACAGTCAACAGTCTCTTTTCAGATTCGGAGAAGCTCTTGCTGTTTTCGGGAGAGGAGCACTCGTGGGTTGGAGTGCTACAGATGTAGTTGTCATTAAGAGTCTGGTAGCCCTTGTGGTCAGACACTGAGGGCGGGATGTTGTTGCCGTTTAACGGAAGGCTTTCCGTGTGCTTCCCTGGAATTCGCGGCTTCTTCTGTTGCATGTTAGGACACTCGCCTTCCTTCAACATGGACTTCATCCTATCTCGATTCCTGTACGCCACAAAAAGTGACAGCACCACTAAGGAAAACACAAGTAAGGCACACACAACAATCAGCTCATTCCAGTATGTTTTGGTTTTTTGTGGTGACCACGTTTCGCCAGGTAGAATAATGGCCTCTCCTTGGGTCACCTGCTGTGTTCTGGAACGCCCAGTCAGGGTGGTGCTTTCGTGCTCTGCTTTAACGCAGTAATTGGCCAGAAGTTGCCGATAGTTGCCTTCTTCGGACCAACACGCGTAGTTTTCCTGCTTGTCCACTTGGGCTACAACCACCAGGCCGCCATCAGGACTTGGGTAGACAAAACGTTCGGCGGTATCACTGTACTCCCATCGTCTAGCAGCTAAATTGGATCGCAGTTTGCAGGGTAGAACTGTAAATGTGTTTGCTGGGATTTCTACCACATGGCACGCTGGAACACCTGTGGGTCAGATggttttattagttactaataaatcaaacatttaaaCTTGCATGTTTCCAAACCACCGTGCAACCCCTTCAATTACTTGCAGACTAACAGCTTGTTGCGAGAGGCGGTATGTAAATGCCATAGTGCTTTTGTAACAGGCACAGCTTGCCTAAGCCTCATGCACTCGGTGCTACTTTGTGGTTGGTTGAAAACAAAGTCTTCAAATATTGAATCATGCTGAGTTTAGGTGTTCAAAGCATGGCTGTTACTCACGTGGTCTTCCTGAACGGGGACTGGACATTTTGCAAATAGCAGTGTTGGCATCTTCTACATCTTGTTGCCATTGACTAGAAAGTAAGAATCAGAGTTATGGctcaaatttaatatttataaaaagaattACTTCAAAAGATACAAAGGTTTAGGGttagtaagtttttttttaaatgaacataatACTTTTATATGGCTAGAATGCATTAATAGCAACATGTTTCATTATCTTTTGGGTTCTCAGCccaatattgtgtaaaaaaaagagAACAGATCAAATTAATATATAGTTATCTGTATTGGCAAATACCAAAAATGATCTACAAAAAAGTTCTAAAAATGTTCTACAAAAAGTGGTGTTTGTGCAtatctaattttaaataaattatttctatttaatctgtaaaaatatatatctaaatgaaaattattaaatcTTAAACTGtcctgattataataaatataattatatgttAATGCTGTCAAATAGAAATAATATGGTTCATTCAAAATGCAGAGAAAAAaagccagatttttttttatagttttaaaaatatttttaaacatatatttgtttcaaaagtgaaaaaaaaatgatagatTTGATTAATTCTGTAATAATGATTAAGTTTAACTGTCctgattataataaatgtaattatgttttaatGCTGTCAAATTGAGGTAATATTGCATTCAAAATTCAAAGAGAAAAAAGCCTGAAagtcttaattaaaaaaatatttttaaatatcagtaaaattttcatgtaaatttggttgatatttaaaatattacgGTTGAAATCCAcgatatttataaatgtattacttacatttatatactctgatgtttattcatttttttttcatttcaatttaaaaatgttcaatatatGTTAAACATATATTGGTTTCAAAATAATGATAGCCTTTTAttcattctgtaaaaaaaaaaaaaaaaaaaaggctgaaaataatttaaatattaaagtgtCCTGATTATGACACAAATAATTATATGTTAATGCTGTCAAATCTAAATAATATGGTGCATCCAAAATGCAGACAGAAACAAGCCTGAAAGTCTTAATTAATGTGTGTCAAGGACaaacaaaaatctttttaaatatcagtaaaatttaatgtaaatttggttaatatttaaaatattatgtttaaaatccatgatatacagttgaagtcagaattattagccccctttgaattttttgtttctttttttaatatttcccaaataatgtttaacagagcaaggattttttttacagtatttccgataatattttttcttctggagattgtcttatttgttttatttcggctagaataaaagcagtttttaaatttttgaaaaatttttttttttttcaatagtctacagaacaaaccatcattatacaataacttgcctaattaccctaacctgcctacttaacctaattaacctagttaagcctttaaatgtcactttaagctgtataaaagtgtcttgaaaaatatctagtcaaatattatgtactgtcatcatggcaaagataaaataaatcagttattagaaatgagttattaaaactattatgataagaaatgtgttgaaaaaaaatctctccgccacagaaattatggaaaaagataaagaggggggctaataattctgacttcaactgtatataaaataataacttacATTTATATACTCTGAGgtttataaatgatttttttcatttcaatttttctatatttttatatatttatattatatttgttttaaaataatattagactCATTAGTAGATttccttttgttttcttttttcctgtcgTACTTGCATTCATGCATTTTCTAAACTTGTTAATATACTGACTGGTGTGCATGCAGTAGTTCAACAAGTAACATAAATATACTAACCTCTTAGCGGACGCATGCTTGACAATAGAACACTGCTTCCCTGTCCAGGCGCAGTAAGGGTCTCTAGACAGCACGCACTCTCCACAGCTCTGGTAGTTGGAGCAGTTGGCAAGAGGGATTTCCACCAGCCCGGAATAGCTGGACACAAACAACAGTCCCTGTAGGAAAtgcaaacacaacagaaatgagACACCTTCTTAAAACAAACAATCATACTTCCAGTGCAGAAAGCAGCTTGGTACACATACAGCAAATGCTAATAGATGATAATTGTAGTGACAGCGGTATTAATCCTTTTAAAATAAATCCTACAATGTAACACATAGACAGAGTAGAGTATAGACAGAGCAGACACTGTTTGTTTCCCATCTGTTCGCTTTTCCCAAGAGAGAAAACATGGACGCAATTATCTCCTTTCCAGGCCTCTATATCTCTACAGCTGAAGGGTCTCTTTGTCGGCCACGCAGTCATTTCAGTAAAGCATTACGTTCTCCAGTGTGCATAACAAGTACAAAGAATGTAAATGAGTTT
The window above is part of the Danio aesculapii chromosome 18, fDanAes4.1, whole genome shotgun sequence genome. Proteins encoded here:
- the LOC130245387 gene encoding semaphorin-4B-like, with translation MHHGDKGGERVLQKKWTTFLKAQLLCSLPDDGFPFNIIQDMFVLTPSKEDWKNTVFYGVFTSQWYKGASGSSAVCAFTMDQVEEAFNGRYREVNRETQQWYTYNHPVPEPRPGACITNTARAQGISSSLHMPDRVLNFVKDHFLMDNVIRSQPLLLKRNVRYTQLAVHRVQALHKTYDVLFIGTDDGRIHKAINVKNKMYIIEELVIFPEPQSVQHIELDDEKGLLFVSSYSGLVEIPLANCSNYQSCGECVLSRDPYCAWTGKQCSIVKHASAKSQWQQDVEDANTAICKMSSPRSGRPRVPACHVVEIPANTFTVLPCKLRSNLAARRWEYSDTAERFVYPSPDGGLVVVAQVDKQENYACWSEEGNYRQLLANYCVKAEHESTTLTGRSRTQQVTQGEAIILPGETWSPQKTKTYWNELIVVCALLVFSLVVLSLFVAYRNRDRMKSMLKEGECPNMQQKKPRIPGKHTESLPLNGNNIPPSVSDHKGYQTLNDNYICSTPTHECSSPENSKSFSESEKRLLTVNLKESHVEISPTCPRPRVRLGSEIKDSIV